The Fusarium falciforme chromosome 4, complete sequence genomic interval CCTTCGACCAGCTAGAAGCCAAAGGCAAAGGAAAGAGCCAAGTCGGCAAGTGTAGGTGCCATTAAAGGCCCGCAGTGCTTCCATGCACCCACTGACTAGGAACAGACATCGCAGGACTGCAGAACCGAGAGACTGGAACGTTTGCTGGCGACGAATGGGGCGAGGAAGACACGCGGTTCCTGTACGGTGCCTTTAACGCCCTATCTCTCCTCGGACTCATGTCCATGGTCGATGTCGAGAGGGCTGTCACTCACATCATCGCTTGTGCCAACTTCGATGGTGGTTATGGAACGGGACCCGGTGCGGAGTCGCATTCAGGCCAGATCTTCACTTGCGTAGCCGCACTTGCGATTGCGGGTCGCCTCGATCTTGTCGACAAGGAAAAGCTCGGTCGATGGTTGAGTGAGAGACAAGTCCCTTGTGGCGGTCTTAACGGCCGACCAGAGAAGCAAGAAGACGTCTGCTACAGCTGGTGGGTGTTGAGCAGTCTCGCGATGATCGATCGAACTCACTGGATCGACCGTGATGCCCTCATCGCCTTCATCCTGAAATGTCAAGATACCCAGATTGGCGGTATTTCCGACCGACCTGGCGACATGGTCGACGTGTGGCATACCCAGTTCGGCCTGTGCGGGTTGAGTCTTCTAGGCTATCCAGGCCTCGAGGCCGTGGACCCCGTGTACTGCATGCCGAAGACGACTACGCAAAGAATCTTTGGTTGATCGACTGTCACCCTTGAACCTGGTCAAATCTGAGCTGCGACACATCTTCCCGGCACAAACCCGACACTACCGGGTATCCTCTTGCCATCTAGTTGCCTGCTAAAGACACTTCCCGTGATAGCATGGACGTATGGctgagagaagaagaaactgTTGGTTTTTCAGGGACATCGCCTTTACCCCGTGGTGTTCGTCCTGTAATCTCCTGCagacatccatggatccGTGGATTCTTGCCAAACTGGTATTTCTCCTCGCGCAAGTCAAGGATTGGTTGACCCTTTGGCCTCTTGAAAGAGCAAGTTGCATCATTGAACCAAGATAGTTCCTAATTACAGCAACCAAACCTATTGTGTCTCAAGGTCACTCGTGAAGTCTCTCCCCCCTCTTCTCGCGAAGTCCTTGTCTCTCCCAAGTCTCGACATGCACCCTTTGCATTTCGTCTTCCACGGCAAGCTGTCGCCCGGTTGCCACATACTCGAGCTTGTTCTGTTTAATTTCTTCTGTGTCCAACCGCCAAGGGGGCTAAAACAACTATTCTCAAAGGCCTGACATTCATAGAGCACGGAAAGTGTTGAGGCTGGGTGTCAACGCCATCAATATCTCTGGGTCGAACGAGCGATCAatctcatcatctcatcatctcatcatccccaACAAGGTCGAGGACATTCAACTATAAGACACGAGAGAGATTTCAATTACATTGCACGCTTTCTTTCATCGCACCTCTATTTTCCCCAGAGCCAGCCCCTCGTCTCTTGCGTCGCCACGGGATGAGTGGCAGAGGCTTCCATCCTAAGGCTTAGGGTGCCGTCGGGCACTTGCCGGAGCACACTCGCTCATGGACGCGctccttcctcctcgactCAAAATCTGGCGacccctccttcttctctcccacATCCGCTCCATTTCTTCCAGACTTctggtcctcctccttccaTCTTTCCCCATCGCGGACTGTTCACCTGCCATTGACAGCATCGTCATCAGCAGGGCCGCACAGCCCTGTTCCCAAGTGCCTTCCTGGCTCTGTTCACCCCGTGGGGAAGCTGTCGTCCTTCGATACAGCCTCAACTAGCCGATATCGCCGCTGTCGCTAGCACGCTTTCCGACAACGAGGAGTCTATGATCCCGACCACCTATCGAGTCCATGTCCCCGGTAGACGGTTCCCACCAAGAGTGAGTGATTCCTCGATGGTGCCTTTCAGCAGCACACCTTGTCACGCCTGCACGGGATGCCGTCAAGGTCGCTCCCCTAACACCTTGTTCACACGGTGTAAGGGAGCTGGACTGGACACTTCATCCTAACACCCAACCACCATCATCGAAGCAAACTGATCAAGTTCACAGCGTGAATTCGTTCTCAGTCTAGGTTCGCAATACGTATTTTCGATCGCCAGATTTCTCGGAACCCTGGCCTTGAAGACTTGCTGGCGTGGTGAGTGCCCAAACATTGACGGCTTCGAATGCTCGTGACAGTCGACGAGCCTAGTCAAAACAAGGTGCAGACAAGACCAACAAGCAACTGGACGTTTAATCGAAGATTGCAACCGTTTTCGAGGCCGATAATTCCCTTGTATGATCACTCCTGGTCATGAGCACGGGGTCACTTTGTTTGCCCTGATCAAGCCTGGCTCTCGAGAATCTTGACAACACCGAAACTCCCGGGTTCTCGTGTAAGCCAACGCAACTGCCAAGCTTCGACTGTACTTGGACGCCCGCAGAAGCCGAAGATATTCGGAAAGAACAATAATCTTGCAGTAGCCTCGTGACTTCCTTCGTACCTGGTCTCCAAGGAGCTGCCTTCTTCCCTCGACAAATTCTCCCTGATACTTGCTCGGCATCTCTCCCCCTTTGTCTCCTCCCATGAGCATCGCCAAGCAGTTGGTCTTGCATCCTCAAACCAGCTACCAACATAGCGAGGTCTCACACAAACGGACGCAATCATGGCTCGAGGAAGGAAGCCCACAAAGAAGGCTACCGCGGTAAGCACATCCTCCAAAAGCTCCCATTGACCTCCCATCTTTATCAACTCTGGTCCCTTCTCAAGTTTCATCCCAATTCTTCATCTCCACTTGCACAAGACTTGCTCTTTTTGCTATTCTACGTCTCGGCCTCTACCCAGCACACTCGTTTCCCCAGGTACCAGCCCTTTCCTGTTTTCACTCTGGGCGAAGAAGGACGCCTCGCATCCGAATTTTGTATGATCTTGACACCTCACTTGACCTCTGTCACATCCAGACAATCGTGCCTTCGATCGACGGGAAAGGCCATTACTGATCATGCGTTATTCCAGGACATGACTCCCGCGATGCCGACAGGCAATAGTGCAACCAACTCTGCCAATCGTCAAATCCCACTCCTCTGCAGCGTCTGCCCGGATGTTCCTCGATTCTCTGACGTGTCCCACTTGCTCACGCACATCGCGTCCAAAGGCCATCTCCACCATGAGACACAAACGAAGCTCAaagctcatcaagacatTGCTGTTTCTGTTGTCCTTCGACGTTACGAGGAGTAGTACTCCCAGAATGGCATCGAGGCACTTCTGGTTCAGAGAATGAAGGCAAAGCAAGCGAAGGAGGACGCACGCAACAAACGGAACCGAGCAAATGTACCCGTACCTACACCTACGGCAAAGGTGGTTACCCGTTCTTCGCCATGGCACTTGATACTGATACCAGCTAGCAAACTAAGCGAAAGCTGAAGCAAGAGACCACTATGGGCCCCGAGGTCAAAATCGAGCAAGAAGCCCTGACGGCCGATTTCCCGCTATTCCCCGGTTTCTTCGACCACGACCAGGACgctgaaggccaagaagagttTGCTACCGTGACTGATTCCCTATCCTTGAAGGGTCAGGTGTGGCCAGGAATGGGCAAGATGGATCTTGCCAATGACGAGATGAGACGCACTCGCAACCAGCGTAAGCCCAAATCTGTCATCGACAAGATGAAAAGGGCTTCTGAGGGCATCGTGCCAAATCAAGTCATCATGACGCCTGACTTCAAGGTAGAAAGGGTGAAGGATGTTTACGACGACAGCTCATCCCCTATCCCGGGTCAAGAGGAATCGGTACGCCCGTGCCCTTCAGATTTTTGTATTCGTACTGACCTTCTCAGACTCCACCACGCAAAGTTCCAAAGCCAAGGCGCAAGAAGGCCATGCCTCTTACTGAGGTTTCGGCCAACGTCCCTAAACAGCGGCGAAACACTGCCCGCGGTCTGAAATCTAACACGGGAAAGAGGGCTGAAGTCAAGCCAACGATTGAAGGCCAGGACGATTCTGGCACAGCCACTTCGCCATTCCACTTTCGACATGGTCACGATGTTTTTCGTGATGACGATGGACACTTAGGTACGTCTTGAACATAGCAATTCTTGCGAGATTCTGACTGTCGAGACAGGGCCGTTTGGTGGCCAGCCCCTTTCCTCTACTCTCAATGATAGAAGGTAAGTCTGCATTTTATCTTCCAAAAATGCATTTTAATATTTCAGTAGGTTTGATCTACGTGATCGACATGGAATGCGCTCAATGAGCACGACTCCCTCCAACCTTGTCTCTCCGACTCCTCTCGCGAGAGACCTCCCACGGCACTTTACCTCCAGGGATGGAACCAGTTCGCTTCGGCCAGAGTCGTTCCCACCGGGTATGCTTTTATTTGGCCAGCTTCCATTCTTGTTTTGGAAGTCGCCGTTCTTGAATCCAAACTAACTTTTCTCAGGCTCCTTCGGCCACATTGAAGCTACGTATGCGATGAAAGATGCAACCATCTACAATGCCTCGCCAAGACTTCCTTTCACCGTTCCTGCTCACAACCAGTTCCACGGGATTAACCAGGACCATTTTCGTTTCTCGTCAAACAACATGTTCCATATGAAACAAGAGGATTACGCTGGATCTATGGCCGGAGACTCAACTCAAGGGACTAACGACAGTCCCTTTACCAGCATTTCTGGCGTCAACCCCCTTTTTTCTCAAGATCGTTTGTTCTTGAACTCATACAATCAGGGATCTCCAAGTACATCGTTCTCCACGCTATCGTTCTCCCCAATCAACTGGCCTCGAGAGCGCTCACAGTCTGCTCGCGACGTCAAACCAGCCACACATCTTTGCGAAGTAATGGACGGAAATGACCTATGCGACGTGAAGACCCCAGGTCTTGATGGAGGCTGGCATTTGCACCCTTCCAATCATGAGCTGAATTTTCCAGATGGTTTGGCTTCAGAGGAGCCGCAAATCTAGTCTTTCAGGCCTTGATCAGACCAAGTCGGACATGATCGACCAGGGAGAGCCATGAAAGCACTAGCATATAACCGACTAACCAGCAAGGCACGGAGCAGAGGTTTCTTCGAAGCATAACCTCCCCGTGTGGTGCAACTTGGCACTGGACAACTTGACTGCCTCACTTGTCATTGAGGAGGTGAGTTATCTGCTCTTTTCCCAACGGCTTAGTGGTTAATCTTGGCACGCAACTAGAACTCTTACACTGCGATGTGCATGCATTTGACGGCCTCAATGCACCCAATTTTTACACAATTACGATCTTGACAGGCATACCTCTCGCGTTTGCCAGCCTGGAAGATACTATACGCGGACAAAGAACAATGGGACTTTCCTTTGACTTCGGGACGAGGCGAAAAGGCGTTACACTCACAAGGTTTTGGGGCGCCATGAGATATCTTAGCAGGACATGGGTTAAACAGCAGTACGATGGGCAAGGCAAACAACTATGGGTACTTTGGAGTTTGGGAGGACTGGAGGATTATTTTACATTGGAGTTATGGGGAGGAAACGAGGCGCAAGCATGTGGAATATCATGGGAGGGAGCAACTGCGTAAGTTAGTTAGACATATTGGGGTGCATTTCAATACCGAATGAAGGATGATTCCAAGGCTCCAAGAGTATTATTGATTGATTACTTTGATTACATTACAATTGTTCAATGCTCGATACAAGATGATCGAGCTGGTCTGGTCCATTATCCATCACATCGGACAGGGTGCGGCAGATACCCTTTAGGCGTCGCATTCTCATTTCTTGTTCCATTTGACTCGACTTGAGGGAAGCAACCTCAATAACCTTTTTCGGGATGCGAGCAAGTCTTGCGACGTTCAAGCCATAGGAGCGGTGGGCGACACCCTCACCAACCTCATATAAGAAGgtgacctcctcctcaccatcgGCTCCCTTCTCAGCTTTGAACTTCATGTGGACGTTTTTGACACCATCGAGGCCCTCTGCGACCCGTGCTAGATTCTGATAGTGGGTAATAAATAGTGTCAAGCAGCGCGTTTCAGTGACGACATGTTGGAGAACGGCTTGGGCGATGGCAGCACCGTCGTGTGTGCTAGTACCACGACCcagctcgtcgaggatgaccAGGCTCCGGGGACCGGCGGAGCGGAGAATGCGGGCCGTCTCGGAGACCTCGACCATGAAGGTGGACTCGCCGGCGAAGAGATTATCGCGGGCACCTGTACGGGTGTGGATGGCATCACAGAGGGTGAGGGAGAGGGCATCGGCAGGCACAAAGGAGCCAACCTGTGCGAGGAGGACAATGAGAGCAAGGGCTCGGACAAAGGAGGACTTGCCGCCCATGTTGGGTCCGGTGATGAGATGGGCGAGAGGTGATGGGTGTGCGAGTTTGGTGGAAAAAGGGATGTAGCCACCCTCAAGTGTGTGCTCGGCGATGGCGTGGCGCCCattggtgatggagatggtagggtcagaggaggaggggaggaAAGATGGGCGAGAGTAGCCGGGCTGAGCGGCGACcttggagagggagagaagacAGTCGAGGGTTGCCAGTGCCGAGACGGCATCACGGAGAGGCTGGTAGTCTGCCGAAATAGCAGCGAGGAGGTCCTTGAAGGCCTTGTCGCAGGCAGCGGCCAGGGCTTCGCGATGCTGGTCGCGCTCGGTGATGAGGCGGAGGACCTCAGGGGTATGGAAGCGTGATAGCTTCTTGGTGCCCGAGATCTTGCTCCATGACGCCGGGACATTCTTGATGTCTGTGTTGGGGACCTCAATGAGATACTCGATGCCGGCGACGGTGACGTATTcgatcgtcttcttcttgatcttctcagcAGCGACAGCACGGTGGCTATCAAGCTCGTGCTCGACGTGGGCAATGCCCAGTTGGTGGTCTTGCATGTCCTCAGTCTGATACTCATCGCGAAAGAAGCCATACTTGTCATCTTTTCGAGCAGCGCCGAGATTGATCTGCTCTAGGTAGGAAATGACAGTGTCCAGGATCTGGGGGAGAGCGCAAATAGCATCgttgaggagaggagaacTAAAAGGGGCGTCGGAAGGGGACTTGACAGTCGAGTAATGACTTGCGACCTTTTGGAGGGCCTGGAGGACGGAGACGAGTTCAGGGCGGGTGCATTTGCCGTAGTAGATACGGATGAGGCTCCGCTCGAGGTCCGTTTTGGCATTGGCCAAGAGGGCTTCCAGCTGGGCAACGGGTGCAGTAGATTgcttctcaagaagctcttcTACGGCGGCGAGGCGTCCTTCGAGAAGTTGCTGATCAAGCAAGGGCCGGCCTACCCACTTTCGAAGAAGCCGGTGACCAGGGCGAGTGATGGTTTTGTCCAGTGCCCAGAATAGACTGCCCTTTTCAGAGTGGTCCGTTGAGTTTCGATACACCTCGAGGCTTTCGAGGGTGGTGCCATTGATGAGCATGTGAGAACGTGTGCTGAAGCTCTGAAAGTACTTGGTGAGGTCAAAGATGTGCTCCAGGCCATACTCCTGAAGATGGTTGATCATGGCTGAGAGGCAGATAGTGACGGGTTCGGGCAGCTTCAGGACTTTGTCGAGAAGGGCGGCAGCAGTCTCATCTTGTGTGTTTTCCTTCAGCTTATCGGCGTAGAACTGGGTGACGTGCGAGTATGCTTCAGCGGCCATGGTCTTACCCCTGGGAACGCGCTCAACCCGACTTCGGTCACCAAAGACGTTGGTGCTGCTGCCCGACAAGTGCTGCACGAGCTTATCCGTGCCCTTGGTCAAGTCACCCACAATGAGAAACTCGCAAGGGGAGATGTGCAAGAGTCGAGTCTCAATTTCGCTCCGCATGAAACCATCTTCAAAGTTGTCGTAGATGATGTCTCCTGTGGCTGGCTGCACAGCAAGAATGCCGACATCAACCTTCTCGTCAGTGCCCCatcccttggccttggtctcggtTATACAGAGTAGGTAGCCGCCCGAAGGAGCACCAGAGCCACTACCCTGATCGAGCTCACCATTCTCATCGATATATGTGCCTTTGGTGTAGAGGTTGGTGAGTTTCCGGATGAAAGGCGTATTACGGTTGTCACCAGCCTTCTTCAGGGCAGCAGTCTCGATCTGACGGACGACTCCGACCTTGTGGCCTGCAGCGACTAGGCGCTTTGCGTGGACGGGAAGACGATGGACGGGGATGCTGGCTGAAGCAAAGCGATCCAGGTGTGCCTCTGACGGGTCTGTAATTGTTAGTATCCATGAACACAAGGGGTTGTTTAGGATAGCTTACGCTCGTCATATCGCATCTTTCCAGGTATGCAGACTATGCTCAGCTCCTTGGCTGCGATGCGAGCGTCTTCACCAAAGAACCGGAACTTGTAGCCAACCTCGACAATGAGGATTGTGTCCAAATGCTTCCTCTTGATGTCGAGGAACTGTATCTCCATGGGAGTCAGCTT includes:
- a CDS encoding DNA mismatch repair protein, which gives rise to MAPATKPAAKKQQSLTSFFTPKTVNGLAAVFQKESEARAKAQSPSSKDAGSPSRKRPLEDTEKENEQPEKALKKSRADDADDAESSTFFSETKANQSSPSRPRTERYRYDDSSVRDTQKTQENAEEDEDAQEKRRQHELHKKFVRKLGHPDAMAWRRRLQDDAPAGDDEDADGEGDEEEAAAPKTKTKKKGSKTGKLTPMEIQFLDIKRKHLDTILIVEVGYKFRFFGEDARIAAKELSIVCIPGKMRYDEHPSEAHLDRFASASIPVHRLPVHAKRLVAAGHKVGVVRQIETAALKKAGDNRNTPFIRKLTNLYTKGTYIDENGELDQGSGSGAPSGGYLLCITETKAKGWGTDEKVDVGILAVQPATGDIIYDNFEDGFMRSEIETRLLHISPCEFLIVGDLTKGTDKLVQHLSGSSTNVFGDRSRVERVPRGKTMAAEAYSHVTQFYADKLKENTQDETAAALLDKVLKLPEPVTICLSAMINHLQEYGLEHIFDLTKYFQSFSTRSHMLINGTTLESLEVYRNSTDHSEKGSLFWALDKTITRPGHRLLRKWVGRPLLDQQLLEGRLAAVEELLEKQSTAPVAQLEALLANAKTDLERSLIRIYYGKCTRPELVSVLQALQKVASHYSTVKSPSDAPFSSPLLNDAICALPQILDTVISYLEQINLGAARKDDKYGFFRDEYQTEDMQDHQLGIAHVEHELDSHRAVAAEKIKKKTIEYVTVAGIEYLIEVPNTDIKNVPASWSKISGTKKLSRFHTPEVLRLITERDQHREALAAACDKAFKDLLAAISADYQPLRDAVSALATLDCLLSLSKVAAQPGYSRPSFLPSSSDPTISITNGRHAIAEHTLEGGYIPFSTKLAHPSPLAHLITGPNMGGKSSFVRALALIVLLAQVGSFVPADALSLTLCDAIHTRTGARDNLFAGESTFMVEVSETARILRSAGPRSLVILDELGRGTSTHDGAAIAQAVLQHVVTETRCLTLFITHYQNLARVAEGLDGVKNVHMKFKAEKGADGEEEVTFLYEVGEGVAHRSYGLNVARLARIPKKVIEVASLKSSQMEQEMRMRRLKGICRTLSDVMDNGPDQLDHLVSSIEQL
- a CDS encoding Geranylgeranyl transferase type-2 subunit beta, with the translated sequence MAQVAPEYDGPKLAVDAHVKYIQSLDTRKDELDYWLTEHLRLNGLYWGLNALYLLGRPDALPRQEVIDFVLSCQHENGGFGAAPGHDAHMLSTVSAVQILAMTDAFDQLEAKGKGKSQVGKYIAGLQNRETGTFAGDEWGEEDTRFLYGAFNALSLLGLMSMVDVERAVTHIIACANFDGGYGTGPGAESHSGQIFTCVAALAIAGRLDLVDKEKLGRWLSERQVPCGGLNGRPEKQEDVCYSWWVLSSLAMIDRTHWIDRDALIAFILKCQDTQIGGISDRPGDMVDVWHTQFGLCGLSLLGYPGLEAVDPVYCMPKTTTQRIFG